From a single Glycine soja cultivar W05 chromosome 19, ASM419377v2, whole genome shotgun sequence genomic region:
- the LOC114398734 gene encoding uncharacterized protein LOC114398734 — MERGHGMYYTPATFSEYPSQMYQYPFEGHHTDTSASEHSFGGVAETQAHFSWPTMTPSQQHDAPMATPNAPFAPQWNVPGAIPDMGDLLGVDLRQEFSVEAEQAEAGRQRGRRNPDPKATKTKQRQAQRHGQLQKNEALKQLQEKGNEVDEAGATKGGNYRVFKDPKSPKDLAFSGDLANTNGAFTFCKKLLLQARGKALV; from the exons ATGGAGCGTggtcatggaatgtattacacgccagcAACATTTTCCGAATATCCttcacagatgtatcagtatccttttgAAGGTCATCACACTGATACTTCTGCGAGCGAACATTCATtcggtggtgttgcggaaacacaagctcatttttcatggcccactATGACTCCTTCGCAGCAGCACGATGCCCCCATGGCAACACCTAACGCCCCATTTGCTCCGCAATGGAATGTACCCggagcaatacctgatatgggcgacttattaggtgttgatttgcgtcaggAGTTTTCTGTTGAGGCTGAGCAAGCAGAAGCGGGGAGACAACGcggcagaagaaatcctgatc CTAAAGCCacgaaaacaaaacaaagacaaGCTCAAAGGCATGGGCAATTGCaaaagaatgaagctctgaagCAGTTGCAAGAAAAGGGAAATGAAGTAGATGAAGCAGGTGCAACAAAAGGGGGAAATTATAGGGTATTTAAAGACCCTAAATCGCCAAAGGATCTGGCGTTTTCAGGTGACCTCGCCAACACTAATGGCGCTTTCACTTTCTGCAAAAAGCTGCTGCTACAGGCTAGGGGTAAAGCGCTGGTTTGA